A region of Plantactinospora sp. BC1 DNA encodes the following proteins:
- a CDS encoding ATP-binding protein, giving the protein MTRPSRPGSSHPAGRPAENAGNGTQSSGYNQSELAEESEYDAALLSNTGHGAVAVFQAPQPPARNRPARPPAAPPARPPAPVEHPDIDSPFLDLFGAGPVQPAPPPSPPAAPAPRPAPRPPAPHPRGRWGEEPEAAVGLPAWEPDELPAGGGGQREIASGQPTARYAPPAAQPALPAQDETIADPGAAVRPVGPASLDPGPAVEWPADAPAPRAAPGGAGALPAAPAEGHPGRPTPAPQQRGGEHSGALPIVREPAEQPTRRPAEPDRRPGRRPERETAPVAPKQRRSTPKPTRPQPLTKPQRVRAPKLRFGDRDPAVELAITEIAGHLTFTPNTVTAWYWLPEVRWAFRPDAEREALLSAISEQYAGLAGFRLHLRRTTRPFPADEWARTIDQHTPHPLATVSGAPSWSDHLVAAQRHLLSVNHAEGQTYLGVTFARRSLGNSLAERILRAFGRGTPDGERRKLGRTVEQFDEVLGAFGMRGRQVSAEELEWLMYRSVALCMAPPGQLSPVTNGRWERGDLLALTEQVERYRTPYGSTVKLVNRMTGEERHVAVLAVGRMEPLEIPERHEPWLHFHERLPWPMELSTRVDILGPGDSFRNLEHRLRMIRSQQLDYAEHGIDAPPELERLAKRALVIGDEMTTGLPVESARAHGWHRIAVGGRTREECLERARRLIQLYSRELRISLQHPKNQDWLAREFIPGEPIANTGYLRRMPVNLLAAALPQAASTVGDRRGDLIGRTAGTCRRPVFLDLHFPMEVRERSGLAVFVAEPGGGKSTLLGALGYLAARRGVQVTLLDPSGPLARLCAMPELRPYSRVLNLTGSEHGTLAPYALIPTPLRSEFAAGSAGDREFQIAVSNARAERRMLVQDICMMLVPPQVAREASTATLFRHAVRQVPAEETSTLDDVVACLAGLEDEGRELANLLLDTAEMPLALLFFGRPPEGLLGADATLTVITMAGLRLPDLKIEREYWSAEEALALPMLHTAHRLAVRRCYGGAMSSRKLVGLDEAHFMEGWRSGRSFLVRLARDSRKWNLAALVSSQNPKDILGLDVQNLVSTVFVGRIAEDVDIASEALRLLRVPVNDGYEATLASLSSVDASSADRLGFREFVMRDVDGRVQKVRVDVSYVPGLLDHLDTTPVTAKAAPANLPSPVADLEA; this is encoded by the coding sequence ATGACCCGCCCCTCCCGGCCGGGCTCGTCTCACCCGGCAGGTCGCCCGGCCGAGAACGCTGGTAACGGTACGCAGTCCTCCGGCTACAACCAGTCTGAGCTGGCCGAGGAGAGCGAGTACGACGCCGCGCTGCTCAGCAACACCGGGCACGGTGCGGTAGCGGTCTTCCAGGCGCCGCAACCACCGGCCCGGAACCGCCCGGCCCGACCCCCCGCCGCGCCGCCGGCCCGCCCGCCGGCCCCGGTCGAGCACCCGGACATCGACTCGCCCTTCCTCGACCTCTTCGGTGCCGGCCCGGTCCAGCCGGCGCCGCCGCCGAGCCCACCCGCCGCGCCGGCACCCCGCCCCGCGCCCCGCCCGCCCGCACCGCATCCGCGGGGCCGCTGGGGCGAGGAACCGGAGGCCGCCGTCGGCCTGCCGGCCTGGGAGCCGGACGAACTCCCGGCGGGTGGCGGCGGGCAGCGGGAGATCGCGTCCGGGCAGCCCACCGCCCGGTACGCTCCGCCGGCCGCCCAGCCCGCCCTGCCGGCGCAGGACGAGACCATCGCCGACCCCGGTGCCGCCGTTCGCCCGGTCGGACCCGCCAGCCTCGACCCCGGCCCGGCCGTCGAATGGCCGGCCGACGCACCCGCCCCCCGAGCCGCGCCGGGCGGCGCCGGAGCCCTGCCCGCCGCTCCCGCCGAGGGACACCCCGGGCGGCCGACCCCGGCGCCACAGCAGCGCGGCGGCGAGCACTCCGGTGCGCTGCCGATCGTCCGCGAGCCCGCCGAACAGCCGACCCGCCGCCCGGCCGAGCCGGACCGGCGGCCCGGCCGGCGACCGGAGCGGGAGACCGCGCCGGTCGCGCCGAAGCAGCGGCGGAGCACGCCGAAGCCGACCCGGCCGCAGCCGCTGACCAAACCCCAGCGGGTACGCGCACCGAAGCTCCGCTTCGGCGACCGGGATCCCGCCGTCGAGCTGGCCATCACCGAGATCGCCGGCCACCTGACCTTCACCCCGAACACCGTCACCGCCTGGTACTGGCTGCCGGAGGTGCGCTGGGCGTTCCGGCCGGACGCCGAACGGGAGGCGCTGCTCTCCGCCATCTCCGAGCAGTACGCCGGGCTGGCCGGCTTCCGGTTGCACCTGCGCCGGACCACCCGGCCGTTCCCGGCCGACGAGTGGGCCCGGACGATCGACCAGCACACCCCGCACCCGCTGGCCACCGTCTCCGGCGCGCCGAGCTGGTCGGATCACCTGGTCGCCGCCCAGCGGCACCTGCTCTCGGTCAACCACGCCGAGGGGCAGACCTATCTCGGGGTCACCTTCGCCCGCCGGTCGCTCGGCAACTCGCTGGCCGAGCGGATCCTCCGGGCCTTCGGCCGGGGCACCCCCGACGGGGAGCGCCGCAAGCTGGGCCGGACGGTCGAGCAGTTCGACGAGGTGCTCGGCGCGTTCGGGATGCGGGGGCGGCAGGTCAGCGCCGAGGAGCTGGAGTGGCTGATGTACCGCTCCGTGGCGCTCTGCATGGCCCCGCCCGGCCAGCTCTCGCCGGTCACCAACGGCCGGTGGGAGCGCGGCGACCTGCTCGCCCTGACCGAGCAGGTGGAGCGCTACCGCACCCCGTACGGGTCGACGGTGAAGCTGGTCAACCGGATGACCGGCGAGGAGCGGCACGTCGCGGTACTCGCGGTGGGCCGGATGGAGCCGCTGGAGATCCCGGAGCGGCACGAGCCGTGGCTGCACTTCCACGAGCGGCTGCCCTGGCCGATGGAGCTCTCCACCCGGGTCGACATCCTCGGTCCCGGCGACTCGTTCCGCAATCTGGAGCACCGGCTGCGGATGATCCGCTCGCAGCAGCTCGACTACGCCGAGCACGGCATCGACGCCCCGCCGGAGCTGGAGCGGCTGGCCAAGCGGGCCCTGGTGATCGGGGACGAGATGACCACCGGGCTGCCGGTGGAGTCGGCCCGGGCGCACGGCTGGCACCGGATCGCGGTCGGCGGGCGGACCAGGGAGGAGTGCCTGGAGCGGGCCCGGCGGCTGATCCAGCTCTACTCCCGGGAGCTGCGGATCTCGCTCCAGCATCCGAAGAACCAGGACTGGCTGGCCCGGGAGTTCATTCCCGGCGAACCGATCGCCAACACCGGCTACCTGCGCCGGATGCCGGTGAACCTGCTGGCGGCCGCACTGCCGCAGGCCGCCTCGACGGTCGGGGACCGGCGCGGCGACCTGATCGGTCGTACCGCCGGCACCTGCCGCCGGCCGGTCTTCCTGGACCTGCACTTCCCGATGGAGGTACGCGAGCGTTCCGGGCTCGCCGTCTTCGTCGCCGAGCCCGGCGGTGGCAAGTCGACCCTGCTCGGCGCGCTCGGCTATCTGGCCGCCCGGCGGGGGGTGCAGGTGACCCTGCTCGACCCGTCCGGCCCGCTGGCCCGGCTCTGCGCGATGCCGGAGCTGCGACCGTATTCACGCGTGCTGAACCTGACCGGCTCCGAGCACGGCACCCTGGCGCCGTACGCGCTGATCCCGACCCCGCTGCGCAGCGAGTTCGCCGCCGGCTCGGCGGGCGACCGGGAGTTCCAGATCGCCGTCTCCAACGCCCGCGCCGAGCGGCGGATGCTGGTGCAGGACATCTGCATGATGCTGGTGCCGCCGCAGGTGGCCCGGGAGGCGTCCACCGCGACGCTCTTCCGGCACGCGGTCCGGCAGGTACCGGCCGAGGAGACCTCCACCCTGGACGACGTGGTGGCCTGCCTGGCCGGGCTGGAGGACGAGGGCCGGGAGCTGGCCAACCTGCTGCTGGACACCGCCGAGATGCCGTTGGCGCTGCTCTTCTTCGGCCGCCCGCCGGAGGGGCTGCTCGGCGCCGACGCCACGCTGACCGTGATCACCATGGCCGGGCTGCGGCTGCCGGACCTGAAGATCGAGCGGGAGTACTGGTCGGCCGAGGAGGCGCTGGCGCTGCCGATGCTGCACACCGCGCACCGGCTGGCGGTACGCCGCTGCTACGGCGGCGCGATGTCGTCGCGCAAGCTGGTCGGCCTGGACGAGGCGCACTTCATGGAGGGCTGGCGCTCGGGGCGGTCGTTCCTGGTCCGGCTGGCCCGGGACTCCCGGAAGTGGAACCTCGCCGCGCTGGTCTCCTCGCAGAACCCGAAGGACATCCTCGGGCTCGACGTGCAGAACCTCGTCTCCACCGTCTTCGTCGGCCGGATCGCCGAGGACGTCGACATCGCCTCCGAGGCGCTGCGGCTGCTCCGGGTACCGGTCAACGACGGCTACGAGGCGACCCTCGCCTCGCTCTCCAGCGTGGACGCCTCCTCGGCGGACCGGCTCGGCTTCCGCGAGTTCGTGATGCGTGACGTCGACGGCCGGGTGCAGAAGGTACGCGTCGACGTCTCGTACGTGCCCGGCCTGCTCGACCACCTGGACACCACCCCGGTCACGGCGAAGGCCGCCCCGGCCAACCTGCCCTCCCCCGTCGCGGACCTGGAGGCTTGA
- the folB gene encoding dihydroneopterin aldolase, with product MTGPAGDRGRPGDGSTGLPGPGTDRIVLTGLRARGRHGVYDFERAQGQDFVVDVVLELDLTMAGRSDDVADTVHYGELAGRLVAIVTGEPVNLIETLAERLAAACLADPRVLVTSVTVHKPQAPIPHDFADVAVTVTRRR from the coding sequence ATGACCGGGCCGGCGGGCGACCGGGGTCGACCGGGGGACGGGTCCACCGGGCTTCCCGGGCCGGGCACCGACCGGATCGTGCTGACCGGGTTGCGGGCGCGCGGGCGGCACGGCGTCTACGACTTCGAGCGGGCCCAGGGGCAGGACTTCGTCGTCGACGTCGTGCTGGAACTCGACCTGACGATGGCGGGCCGCTCCGACGACGTGGCCGACACCGTGCACTACGGCGAACTCGCCGGCCGGCTGGTCGCGATCGTGACCGGCGAGCCGGTCAACCTGATCGAGACGCTCGCCGAGCGGCTCGCCGCCGCCTGTCTCGCCGATCCACGGGTACTGGTCACCTCGGTCACCGTGCACAAGCCGCAGGCGCCGATCCCGCACGACTTCGCCGACGTGGCGGTCACCGTGACCCGGCGGAGGTGA
- the folP gene encoding dihydropteroate synthase, translating into MLRSPRPVVIGVLNVTPDSFSDGGRYADLDAAVRHGVEMHSDGAHLVDVGGESTRPGADRVDAETEAARVLPVIRELAARGVPMSVDTYRAGVAAAALAAGATVVNDVSGGLADPDMAKVVAEAGCPWILMHWRAHAKRMQELARYTDVVTDVRTELAQRVSDALAAGVAADRIVLDPGLGFAKRPADNWQLTARLPELLALGYPLLFGASRKSYLGALLAGPDGTPRPTDGRTAATIATSVLAVAAGAWGVRVHDVRETVDALAVWTASGRPRLTTGEVAG; encoded by the coding sequence CTGCTCCGCTCGCCCCGGCCGGTGGTGATCGGCGTCCTCAACGTCACGCCCGACTCCTTCTCCGACGGCGGGCGGTACGCCGACCTCGACGCCGCCGTACGGCACGGGGTCGAGATGCACTCCGACGGCGCCCACCTGGTCGACGTCGGCGGCGAGTCCACCCGGCCCGGCGCCGACCGGGTCGACGCCGAGACCGAGGCCGCCCGGGTGCTGCCGGTCATCCGGGAACTCGCCGCCCGCGGCGTGCCGATGAGCGTCGACACCTACCGGGCCGGTGTCGCCGCCGCCGCGCTGGCCGCCGGGGCGACAGTGGTCAACGACGTCTCCGGCGGACTCGCCGACCCGGACATGGCCAAGGTGGTCGCCGAGGCGGGCTGCCCGTGGATCCTGATGCACTGGCGGGCGCACGCCAAGCGGATGCAGGAACTCGCGCGCTACACCGACGTGGTCACCGACGTACGCACCGAGCTGGCCCAGCGGGTCTCCGACGCCCTCGCCGCCGGGGTCGCCGCCGACCGCATCGTGCTCGACCCCGGCCTCGGCTTCGCCAAGCGACCCGCCGACAACTGGCAGCTCACCGCCCGGCTGCCGGAGCTGCTGGCGCTCGGCTACCCGCTGCTCTTCGGGGCCAGCCGCAAGTCGTACCTCGGTGCGCTGCTGGCCGGCCCGGACGGTACGCCACGGCCGACCGACGGGCGTACCGCCGCCACGATCGCCACCAGCGTGCTCGCGGTCGCGGCCGGCGCCTGGGGGGTACGGGTGCACGACGTACGGGAGACCGTGGACGCGCTCGCGGTGTGGACCGCCAGCGGACGTCCCCGGCTGACCACCGGGGAGGTGGCCGGATGA
- a CDS encoding DUF3180 domain-containing protein: MGPTRPASLVVAGLASAALAWLLVSSFYSHIPPLPWLPIVTLLGLAALEGYAAANTRARIERRPGRDPVDPLAVARFVVLAKASALAGAIFAGFYAGLDVWLLIERTRAAANDVPAASAGLGASLALVGAALWLERACRVPDRDDRNSESDDLDRRDER; this comes from the coding sequence ATGGGTCCGACCAGACCCGCCTCCCTGGTGGTGGCCGGACTCGCCTCGGCGGCCCTGGCCTGGTTGCTGGTCAGCAGCTTCTACAGCCACATCCCGCCGCTGCCCTGGCTGCCCATCGTCACCCTGCTCGGGCTGGCCGCCCTGGAGGGGTACGCGGCGGCGAACACCCGGGCCCGGATCGAGCGCAGGCCCGGACGGGATCCGGTCGACCCGCTGGCGGTGGCCCGCTTCGTCGTACTGGCCAAGGCGTCCGCGCTGGCCGGGGCGATCTTCGCGGGTTTCTACGCCGGGCTGGACGTCTGGCTGCTCATCGAGCGGACCCGGGCGGCCGCGAACGACGTACCGGCGGCTAGTGCGGGACTCGGCGCGTCGCTCGCCCTGGTGGGTGCGGCGCTCTGGTTGGAACGCGCCTGTCGGGTGCCCGATCGTGATGATCGTAATTCGGAGAGTGACGATCTGGATCGGCGCGACGAGCGCTGA
- a CDS encoding M23 family metallopeptidase, which produces MTDRGPTRRPVRRVALAVVLTGVLALLCCVGGTGAFLVTMFASEEENLAAATFGCGDTEPVKTDGDLPLVGPYKASQMRNAAIIIKVGREMGLPPRAWVIAVATAMQESGLTNHGHLGDRNDHDSLGLFQQRPSTGWGTPEQIRNPEYAARKFYEKLKTIRNWQKRSLTRAAQAVQISAFPDAYAKHEPLATEIVNALTGGAARAAGTDLGLGCADGAEIAASGWTAPIPGGVGSGFRTAARPAHNGVDIGAPKYTTEIRAAAAGRVLVSRCDPDRRGRLSCDVDGFPGKGGCGWFVDILHAGNVITRYCHMVNRPMVSKNDMVEAGQVIGRVGSSGNSSGPHLHFEVHLRGDRSRHGAIDPVPFMRDRGAPLTGNER; this is translated from the coding sequence ATGACCGACCGGGGTCCGACCCGGCGACCGGTACGGCGGGTCGCGCTGGCGGTGGTGCTGACCGGCGTACTCGCGCTGCTCTGCTGCGTCGGCGGCACCGGTGCGTTCCTGGTGACGATGTTCGCCTCCGAGGAGGAGAACCTGGCGGCGGCGACCTTCGGCTGCGGCGACACCGAGCCGGTCAAGACCGACGGCGACCTGCCGCTGGTCGGGCCGTACAAGGCGAGTCAGATGCGGAACGCGGCGATCATCATCAAGGTTGGCCGGGAGATGGGGCTGCCGCCCCGGGCCTGGGTGATCGCGGTCGCCACCGCGATGCAGGAGTCCGGCCTGACCAACCATGGGCATCTCGGCGACCGCAACGACCACGACTCGCTCGGACTGTTCCAGCAGCGGCCCAGCACCGGCTGGGGCACGCCGGAGCAGATCCGCAACCCGGAGTACGCGGCCCGGAAGTTCTACGAGAAGTTGAAGACCATCCGGAACTGGCAGAAGCGGTCGCTCACCCGGGCCGCCCAGGCGGTGCAGATCAGCGCCTTCCCGGACGCGTACGCCAAGCACGAGCCGCTGGCGACCGAGATCGTGAACGCGTTGACCGGCGGGGCCGCCCGGGCCGCCGGTACCGACCTGGGGCTCGGCTGCGCCGACGGGGCGGAGATCGCCGCCTCGGGCTGGACCGCCCCGATCCCCGGCGGGGTCGGCTCCGGATTCCGTACCGCTGCCCGGCCGGCGCACAACGGGGTCGACATCGGCGCGCCGAAGTACACCACGGAGATCCGGGCGGCGGCGGCCGGCCGGGTGCTGGTCTCCCGCTGCGACCCGGACCGGCGGGGGCGGTTGAGCTGCGACGTGGACGGCTTCCCGGGCAAGGGCGGCTGCGGCTGGTTCGTCGACATCCTGCACGCGGGCAACGTGATCACCCGGTACTGCCACATGGTCAACAGGCCGATGGTTTCCAAGAACGACATGGTGGAGGCCGGGCAGGTGATCGGGCGGGTCGGATCGAGCGGCAACTCCTCGGGGCCGCACCTGCACTTCGAGGTGCACCTGCGCGGCGACCGGAGCCGGCACGGCGCCATCGACCCGGTGCCGTTCATGCGCGACCGCGGCGCTCCGCTCACCGGGAATGAGCGGTGA
- the folK gene encoding 2-amino-4-hydroxy-6-hydroxymethyldihydropteridine diphosphokinase — MTRAVLSLGSNLGDRLGHLRTAVDELRDVLLVASGVYETPPWGDPDQPAYLNAVLLVADDAAGPGDWLDRARAAEAAAGRVRDPRRRFGPRTLDVDVVAVWSADGEPVRSADPELTLPHPRAHLRAFVLRPWIDIDPYGRLPGHGWLTDLMSTEPVATDVLDVRPRPDLRIESD; from the coding sequence ATGACCCGGGCCGTGCTCTCGCTCGGCAGCAACCTCGGTGACCGGCTCGGACACCTGCGCACGGCGGTCGACGAGCTGCGGGACGTACTCCTGGTGGCCTCCGGGGTCTACGAGACGCCGCCGTGGGGGGATCCGGACCAGCCGGCGTACCTGAACGCCGTCCTGCTGGTCGCGGACGACGCGGCCGGGCCGGGCGACTGGCTCGACCGGGCCCGGGCCGCCGAGGCGGCGGCCGGCCGGGTCCGCGACCCGCGGCGCCGCTTCGGCCCGCGCACCCTCGACGTGGACGTGGTCGCGGTCTGGTCGGCCGACGGCGAGCCGGTGCGCAGCGCCGACCCCGAGCTGACCCTGCCGCACCCCCGGGCCCACCTGCGGGCGTTCGTGCTCCGGCCGTGGATCGACATCGACCCGTACGGGCGGCTGCCCGGCCACGGCTGGCTGACCGACCTGATGTCGACCGAGCCGGTCGCCACCGACGTGCTGGACGTGCGCCCCCGTCCAGATCTGCGGATAGAGTCGGATTGA